A genome region from Arachis duranensis cultivar V14167 chromosome 6, aradu.V14167.gnm2.J7QH, whole genome shotgun sequence includes the following:
- the LOC107494050 gene encoding protein FAR1-RELATED SEQUENCE 5-like: MSIKEDDVKNDSDNDLGDDFDYQPNAEDDAKDNDVDSLDSTIKSEEVCGVKRIADLMVEDIWSLEFRTEDEACQFYNAYSCWHGFIIRKDDVVRDNQGRIISRQLVCNKEGWRNMRYLDLDERSREARSLTRTKCPAWLRVKLDYGCGRWKVSCFVESHNHDLTPPQFVHLVPTNRRLTVTDKVQVKNLHNFGVKTCHIMGYIAFQKGGYCQAGFTRKDMYNYIDRYRRSKIKNGDANSAINYLIGKSNNDPLFFGKYTFTSDERLEHIFWADGQSIIDYHCFGDIIAFDSTYKKNKYNNPLVIFSGCNHHRQTVIFGSGLLSDETIETYKWLLETFIKVMGGKSPKAVITDGDLVIQDAIKNVLPDVTHRLCGWHLQRNARENIKNLNFLRDFKGLIYDNNDHRDFDRR, from the coding sequence ATGTCCATAAAGGAGGATGATGTGAAGAATGATTCTGATAATGATTTGGGTGATGATTTCGATTATCAACCGAATGCAGAAGATGATGCTAAAGACAACGATGTAGACTCGCTGGATTCTACTATCAAGAGTGAAGAAGTTTGTGGTGTAAAAAGAATAGCAGATTTAATGGTGGAGGATATTTGGAGCCTGGAGTTTAGAACAGAGGATGAGGCTTGCCAATTTTACAACGCTTATTCTTGTTGGCATGGATTTATAATAAGGAAGGACGACGTGGTTAGGGATAATCAAGGTAGAATCATTAGTAGGCAACTTGTTTGTAACAAAGAGGGCTGGAGGAATATGAGGTATCTTGATCTGGATGAGAGATCAAGGGAGGCAAGGTCCCTAACGCGAACCAAGTGTCCAGCTTGGCTTAGGGTAAAGCTTGACTACGGCTGTGGTAGATGGAAGGTATCATGTTTTGTGGAATCGCACAACCACGATTTGACGCCACCCCAATTTGTGCATCTGGTACCGACCAATCGTCGTCTCACTGTCACTGAtaaagtccaagtgaaaaatcTTCATAATTTTGGTGTCAAGACCTGCCATATTATGGGGTATATTGCGTTCCAGAAGGGTGGATATTGTCAAGCTGGCTTCACACGCAAAGATATGTACAACTACATTGATCGTTATCGTcggtcaaaaattaaaaacgggGATGCCAATTCAGCAATAAACTATTTGATTGGCAAGTCAAACAATGATCCGCTGTTCTTTGGAAAGTATACGTTCACTAGTGACGAAAGGCTCGAGCATATTTTTTGGGCAGATGGGCAGTCAATTATCGACTATCACTGCTTTGGAGATATTATTGCCTTTGATTCAACCTACAAGAAGAATAAATACAACAATCCTTTGGTCATTTTCTCCGGATGCAATCATCACAGGCAGACTGTTATCTTCGGCTCCGGCTTATTATCCGACGAAACCATAGAGACGTATAAGTGGTTGTTGGAAACCTTTATTAAAGTGATGGGTGGAAAAAGTCCTAAAGCAGTAATAACTGACGGAGACCTTGTCATACAAGATGCAATCAAGAATGTTCTTCCTGATGTGACCCATCGGTTATGCGGATGGCATTTGCAGAG